A single window of Vanessa tameamea isolate UH-Manoa-2023 chromosome 5, ilVanTame1 primary haplotype, whole genome shotgun sequence DNA harbors:
- the LOC113392706 gene encoding E3 ubiquitin-protein ligase RNF13 isoform X1, translated as MLHTLHTCLLGLLGLLTSVHGSIIVYTEDLPHTIAEEFRDIPASFGPDLPPDGLRGFLVSGEPEDGCTPLKKPPVDTENFTGKWVVLIARYNCSFELKVRNAQAAGYDCAVVHNVNSSDLESMSAKNPEGITIPSVFVSDLAGIILSEEYVYTNRYYIMVNGDLPFNINTHLLLPFAIVVVLCLIVILIFMIVKCIKDRRRARRHRLPGRALRKIPTCKFSKGDPYDTCAICLDDYQDGERLRVLPCAHAYHAKCIDPWLTQNRRVCPVCKRRVLAAGERARHDSDSESEPLVADSAAASAPRTQGGTFDEQRENPFVRAARYISRMRSRIEQREADAEVAQPSEDNDQIVNEEAVENRDTQPLIRTEPERRRRAPRSRRARSARRAPAAPASPPSPPAPAAPASPHGDIGVAALPAPTATSGPQHIDL; from the exons ATGCTACACACACTCCACACCTGCCTCCTGGGCTTGCTGGGCTTGTTAACTTCCGTCCATGGCAGCATCATAGTATACACTGAAGACCTGCCACACAcg ATAGCGGAAGAATTCCGCGATATACCGGCTAGTTTCGGTCCAGACCTGCCTCCAGATGGACTTCGTGGATTTCTGGTGTCTGGTGAGCCGGAAGATGGCTGCACTCCACTGAAGAAACCGCCGGTGGACACGGAAAACTTCACAGGAAAATGGGTTGTCTTAATCGCCAG ATACAACTGCAGCTTCGAGTTGAAAGTACGCAACGCGCAAGCTGCCGGCTACGACTGCGCTGTCGTACATAATGTCAACTCGAGCGATCTCG AGTCGATGTCGGCGAAGAACCCTGAGGGGATAACGATTCCCTCCGTGTTCGTCAGCGACCTCGCTGGGATAATTCTCTCAGAAGAATACGTCTATACTAATCG TTACTATATAATGGTGAACGGAGATCTACCCTTCAATATCAACACGCACCTGCTGTTGCCGTTCGCCATCGTCGTGGTGCTCTGTCTCATCGTTATACTCATATTTATG ATCGTGAAGTGCATAAAGGaccggcggcgcgcgcggcggcacCGCCTGCCCGGCCGCGCGCTGCGGAAGATCCCCACGTGCAAGTTCAGCAAGGGCGACCCCTACGACACGTGCGCCATCTGCCTCGACGACTACCAGGACGGCGAGCGCCTGCGCGTGCTGCCCTGCGCGCACG CGTACCACGCGAAGTGCATCGACCCGTGGCTGACGCAGAACCGGCGCGTGTGCCCCGTGTGCAAGCGGCGCGTGCTGGCGGCGGGCGAGCGCGCGCGCCACGACTCCGACTCCGAGAGCGAGCCGCTCGTCGCCGACTCCGCCGCCGCCTCCGCGCCGCGCACGCAG GGTGGGACTTTCGACGAACAGCGGGAGAACCCTTTCGTGAGGGCGGCGCGCTACATCTCCCGAATGCGGAGTCGTATCGAGCAAAGGGAAGCCGACGCAGAG GTCGCACAGCCTTCAGAGGATAACGACCAAAtcgttaatgaagaagc GGTCGAGAATCGCGACACGCAGCCGCTGATCCGCACCGAGCCGGAGCGAcgccgccgcgcgccgcgctcgCGACGGGCGCGCTCGGCGCGGAgggcgcccgccgcgcccgcctcgCCCCCCTcgccccccgcgcccgccgcgcccgcctcgCCGCACGGGGACATCG GTGTCGCTGCACTTCCGGCTCCTACGGCGACCAGCGGGCCCCAACATATCGATTTATGA
- the LOC113392706 gene encoding E3 ubiquitin-protein ligase RNF13 isoform X2, with the protein MMHPAIQSIIVMHIVGLQHFIAEEFRDIPASFGPDLPPDGLRGFLVSGEPEDGCTPLKKPPVDTENFTGKWVVLIARYNCSFELKVRNAQAAGYDCAVVHNVNSSDLESMSAKNPEGITIPSVFVSDLAGIILSEEYVYTNRYYIMVNGDLPFNINTHLLLPFAIVVVLCLIVILIFMIVKCIKDRRRARRHRLPGRALRKIPTCKFSKGDPYDTCAICLDDYQDGERLRVLPCAHAYHAKCIDPWLTQNRRVCPVCKRRVLAAGERARHDSDSESEPLVADSAAASAPRTQGGTFDEQRENPFVRAARYISRMRSRIEQREADAEVAQPSEDNDQIVNEEAVENRDTQPLIRTEPERRRRAPRSRRARSARRAPAAPASPPSPPAPAAPASPHGDIGVAALPAPTATSGPQHIDL; encoded by the exons ATGATGCAtccagcaatacaaagtataatCGTGATGCATATAGTCGGCTTGCAGCATTTC ATAGCGGAAGAATTCCGCGATATACCGGCTAGTTTCGGTCCAGACCTGCCTCCAGATGGACTTCGTGGATTTCTGGTGTCTGGTGAGCCGGAAGATGGCTGCACTCCACTGAAGAAACCGCCGGTGGACACGGAAAACTTCACAGGAAAATGGGTTGTCTTAATCGCCAG ATACAACTGCAGCTTCGAGTTGAAAGTACGCAACGCGCAAGCTGCCGGCTACGACTGCGCTGTCGTACATAATGTCAACTCGAGCGATCTCG AGTCGATGTCGGCGAAGAACCCTGAGGGGATAACGATTCCCTCCGTGTTCGTCAGCGACCTCGCTGGGATAATTCTCTCAGAAGAATACGTCTATACTAATCG TTACTATATAATGGTGAACGGAGATCTACCCTTCAATATCAACACGCACCTGCTGTTGCCGTTCGCCATCGTCGTGGTGCTCTGTCTCATCGTTATACTCATATTTATG ATCGTGAAGTGCATAAAGGaccggcggcgcgcgcggcggcacCGCCTGCCCGGCCGCGCGCTGCGGAAGATCCCCACGTGCAAGTTCAGCAAGGGCGACCCCTACGACACGTGCGCCATCTGCCTCGACGACTACCAGGACGGCGAGCGCCTGCGCGTGCTGCCCTGCGCGCACG CGTACCACGCGAAGTGCATCGACCCGTGGCTGACGCAGAACCGGCGCGTGTGCCCCGTGTGCAAGCGGCGCGTGCTGGCGGCGGGCGAGCGCGCGCGCCACGACTCCGACTCCGAGAGCGAGCCGCTCGTCGCCGACTCCGCCGCCGCCTCCGCGCCGCGCACGCAG GGTGGGACTTTCGACGAACAGCGGGAGAACCCTTTCGTGAGGGCGGCGCGCTACATCTCCCGAATGCGGAGTCGTATCGAGCAAAGGGAAGCCGACGCAGAG GTCGCACAGCCTTCAGAGGATAACGACCAAAtcgttaatgaagaagc GGTCGAGAATCGCGACACGCAGCCGCTGATCCGCACCGAGCCGGAGCGAcgccgccgcgcgccgcgctcgCGACGGGCGCGCTCGGCGCGGAgggcgcccgccgcgcccgcctcgCCCCCCTcgccccccgcgcccgccgcgcccgcctcgCCGCACGGGGACATCG GTGTCGCTGCACTTCCGGCTCCTACGGCGACCAGCGGGCCCCAACATATCGATTTATGA
- the LOC113392707 gene encoding large ribosomal subunit protein uL10, which translates to MGREDKATWKTNYFTKIIQLLDEYPKCFIVGADNVGSQQMQQIRISLRGSSIVLMGKNTMMRKAIKDHLETNPALEKLLPHIKGNVGFVFTRGDLVEVRDKLLENKVRAPARPGAIAPLAVVIPAHNTGLGPEKTAFFQALSIPTKISKGTIEIINDVHILKPGDKVGASEATLLNMLNISPFSYGLVVKQVYDSGTIFAPAILDIKPEDLRAKFQEGVANVAALSLAIGYPTVASAPHSIANGFKNLLAIAAVTEVEFKEATTIKEFIKDPSKFVATVAAPAAAAAPAAAKKEEEKKPEKEDSESDDDMGFGLFD; encoded by the exons ATGGGTAGGGAGGACAAGGCTACTTGGAAAACCAACTACTTCACCAAGATCAtc caaCTCCTAGATGAGTACCCTAAATGTTTCATCGTGGGTGCTGACAATGTGGGATCGCAGCAAATGCAGCAGATCCGTATCTCGCTCCGAGGCAGCAGTATTGTGCTGATGGGCAAGAATACCATGATGCGTAAAGCAATCAAAGACCACTTAGAGACCAACCCAGCTCTCGAGAAGTTGCTTCCGCACATCAAGGGCAATGTCGGCTTTGTCTTCACCCGTGGAGACCTCGTCGAG GTTCGTGATAAGCTGCTGGAGAACAAAGTTCGTGCTCCAGCTAGGCCTGGTGCCATTGCTCCATTGGCTGTTGTCATCCCAGCTCACAATACTGGTTTGGGTCCTGAGAAGACCGCTTTCTTCCAGGCTCTGTCCATCCCAACCAAGATTTCCAagg gtACCATTGAAATCATCAACGATGTCCACATTCTTAAGCCTGGTGACAAGGTCGGAGCTTCTGAAGCCACCCTTCTCAACATGTTGAACATTTCCCCCTTCTCATACGGTCTTGTCGTTAAACaa gTCTATGACTCTGGTACCATCTTTGCTCCTGCTATTCTTGACATCAAACCAGAGGACCTCCGTGCCAAGTTCCAAGAGGGAGTGGCAAATGTTGCCGCCCTCTCATTGGCTATTGGCTACCCAACTGTGGCCTCTGCCCCTCACTCTATTGCCAACGGATTCAAGAACTTGCTGGCTATTGCTGCCGTCACCGAAGTCGAATTCAAGGAAGCCACTACCATTAAGGAGTTCATTAAG GATCCTAGCAAGTTCGTCGCCACTGTGGCCGCGCCCGCCGCTGCTGCTGCGCCGGCCGCTGCCAAGAAGGAGGAGGAGAAGAAGCCCGAAAAGGAAGACTCTGAGAGTGACGACGACATGGGCTTCGGACTCTTCGATTAA
- the LOC113392718 gene encoding carcinine transporter-like, whose protein sequence is MGYLMEREIGQGTEDAEDDIGSALETVIKHVGEIGLYQRLLFVIMMPFGLVWSFSYFGQMFITATPQEHWCRVPELDGLSVYLRRSLSIPKLSDTEYDHCFMFDANWTQVLETMLAPDAETPTIPCTNGWEFLFDDIPYSTIVNEREWVCDKSSLVPWSQTISFFGSVVGGILCGTLADKYGRLPVLILANFLAFTGNVATVFTHDFWDFAICRFIVGMSCDSCFLMIYILVLEYVGTKYRSIVANASIAMYFGGGCLLLPWLSLWISDWKFLSVAMSVPSVFVLATPFVVPESTRWLISKGKTDEAVKVLRKFERINKSKIPDDVLENFNMVANKTKEKSQSVLMIFKTPSLRGMVVALIVAFMGVALMFDNVIRLSENLGLDFFLTFTVTSATEIPSIIILVLLLDRMGRRFFVTAPMMIGGVLCLAAAFVPRGAASVALAVSARFFNNMSYGTVIQWTPELLPTPVRASGASFVHISAFAAVMISPFIIYSDRVWEGLSLIIVGVIGIVASCVALLVPETKGRRMPQTLDDWETLASNTCFSKKRDAGDKTRCR, encoded by the exons atgggctacttgatg gaACGTGAGATAGGGCAGGGCACCGAAGATGCCGAGGATGATATAGGATCAGCGTTAGAGACAGTCATAAAACATGTCGGAGAAATTGGTCTATATCAAAGATTGCTCTTTGTTATTATGATGCCTTTTGGTCTGGTCTGGTCCTTCTCGTACTTCGGGCAGATGTTTATAACGGCAACTCCTCAGGAGCATTGGTGTCGTGTGCCAGAACTGGATGGACTTAGTGTGTATTTGAG GAGGTCTCTGTCTATACCCAAACTATCGGACACGGAATACGATCACTGTTTTATGTTCGATGCTAATTGGACGCAAGTCTTGGAAACGATGTTAGCTCCAGATGCAGAAACTCCAACCATTCCTTGTACGAATGGTTGGGAGTTCCTGTTCGATGACATACCATATTCAACTATTGTTAACGAG cgTGAATGGGTTTGCGACAAATCGAGCCTAGTGCCTTGGTCACAGACAATTTCCTTTTTTGGATCCGTCGTCGGTGGGATTTTATGCGGAACCTTGGCTGATAAATATGGACGTCTACCTGTGCTTATAT TGGCAAATTTCTTAGCGTTTACTGGAAATGTTGCGACTGTATTTACTCATGATTTCTGGGACTTTGCAATCTGTAGATTTATTGTTGGCATGTCGTGCGACAGCTGctttttaatgatatacatTCTCG TATTGGAATACGTGGGGACAAAGTATCGTTCTATAGTGGCCAACGCGTCGATTGCGATGTACTTTGGGGGCGGGTGCTTGTTGCTGCCCTGGTTATCATTATGGATATCTGATTGGAAGTTCCTGTCGGTTGCGATGTCTGTACCATCGGTGTTTGTGTTGGCTACACCATTTGTAGTACCTGAAAGTACTag GTGGTTGATAAGCAAAGGTAAAACAGATGAAGCAGTAAAGGTTTTAAGGAAATTTGAAAGAATCAACAAATCAAAGATACCAGACGACGTgttagaaaattttaat ATGGTAGCGAACAAAACTAAAGAAAAGTCTCAAAGTGTTTTGATGATATTCAAAACGCCTTCACTTCGAGGGATGGTGGTAGCGCTGATCGTCGCGTTCATGGGCGTGGCGCTGATGTTCGACAACGTCATCAGGTTGTCTGAGAACCTCGGTCTCGACTTCTTCCTCACGTTCACCGTGACGTCGGCTACGGAGATACCGTCTATAATCATTCTGGTGCTGTTACTGGACAG gaTGGGCCGCCGATTTTTCGTCACGGCTCCAATGATGATAGGTGGAGTGTTATGTTTGGCAGCCGCTTTCGTTCCTCGag GCGCGGCGTCGGTGGCGCTGGCGGTGAGCGCGCGCTTCTTCAACAACATGTCGTATGGCACGGTCATCCAGTGGACGCCGGAGCTGCTGCCCACGCCCGTGCGCGCCTCGGGCGCCTCCTTCGTGCACATCAGCGCCTTCGCCGCCGTCATGATTTCTCCCTTCATTATTTACTCT GATCGCGTGTGGGAGGGTCTATCGCTGATCATAGTAGGGGTGATCGGTATCGTAGCTTCCTGTGTGGCGCTGCTGGTGCCCGAGACGAAGGGCCGTCGCATGCCGCAGACCTTGGACGACTGGGAGACCCTCGCCTCTAATACCTGCTTCTCTAA GAAACGGGATGCAGGCGACAAAACACGCTGTAGATGA